Proteins co-encoded in one Pseudarthrobacter chlorophenolicus A6 genomic window:
- a CDS encoding circularly permuted type 2 ATP-grasp protein, protein MSDLFQDYSEAAGRTGAYDEMFAPGQQARPSYEQVADALRKLSLADVSARADSMARTFLDRGVTFDFAGEERPFPLDIVPRVIPAAEWDVMERGVAQRVRALEAFLNDVYDKMTVVSDGVIPRQLVTTSAHFHRQVHGFEPAGGVRVHISGIDVVRDAAGTFRVLEDNVRVPSGVSYVLENRRAMAKGLPEAFGQQLIRPVEEYPRRLLSALRKTAPSGVDDPTVVVLTPGVFNSAYFEHTLLAGLMGVELVEGRDLICRGNRVYMRTTAGEQRVDVIYKRIDDDFLDPLQFRADSMLGCPGLVNAARAGGVTIANAVGNGVADDKLVYSYVPDLIRYYLSEEPIIANVDTFRLEEKEAREYTLDNLAELVVKPVDGSGGKGLVIGPDASNDELDALRQRIIADPRGWIAQPVLQLSTVPTLSGDKFGPRHVDLRPFAVNDGDNVWVLPGGLTRVALKEGSLIVNSSQGGGSKDTWVLADSPQMPVESVPRQSISVRERVSVWPVESNWRDRQSEQQQ, encoded by the coding sequence ATGTCAGACCTCTTCCAGGATTACTCCGAGGCCGCGGGCCGGACCGGAGCCTACGACGAAATGTTCGCCCCCGGGCAACAGGCCCGCCCCTCCTATGAGCAGGTGGCGGATGCGCTCCGCAAGCTCTCGCTGGCCGATGTCAGCGCCCGGGCCGATTCCATGGCCCGGACCTTCCTGGACCGCGGCGTCACCTTTGACTTTGCGGGGGAGGAGCGGCCCTTCCCCCTGGACATCGTCCCCAGGGTCATCCCCGCTGCTGAATGGGACGTCATGGAGCGCGGTGTGGCGCAGCGTGTCCGTGCCCTTGAGGCCTTCCTCAACGACGTGTACGACAAGATGACGGTGGTGTCCGACGGCGTGATACCGCGCCAGCTGGTGACCACCAGCGCCCACTTCCACCGGCAGGTGCACGGGTTCGAACCCGCCGGTGGCGTCCGCGTCCACATCTCCGGCATCGACGTGGTCCGCGACGCCGCCGGGACCTTCCGTGTCCTTGAGGACAACGTCCGTGTTCCGTCGGGCGTCAGCTACGTCCTCGAGAACCGCCGTGCCATGGCCAAGGGCCTGCCGGAGGCCTTTGGCCAGCAGCTCATCCGCCCGGTCGAGGAGTACCCGCGCCGGCTGCTCTCGGCCCTGCGCAAGACCGCACCGTCGGGCGTGGACGATCCCACCGTCGTCGTGCTCACGCCCGGCGTGTTCAACAGCGCCTACTTCGAACACACGCTGCTGGCCGGGCTGATGGGCGTGGAACTGGTTGAGGGACGCGACCTCATTTGCCGCGGCAACCGCGTGTACATGCGCACCACCGCAGGTGAACAGCGAGTGGACGTCATCTACAAGCGCATCGACGATGACTTCCTTGACCCCCTCCAGTTCCGGGCAGATTCCATGCTCGGCTGCCCCGGACTGGTCAACGCGGCCCGTGCCGGCGGCGTCACCATCGCCAACGCCGTGGGCAACGGCGTCGCGGACGACAAACTGGTCTACAGTTACGTTCCTGACCTGATCCGCTACTACCTCAGCGAGGAGCCCATCATCGCGAACGTGGATACGTTCCGCCTCGAGGAGAAGGAAGCCAGGGAGTACACCCTGGACAACCTCGCCGAACTCGTGGTCAAGCCGGTGGACGGCTCCGGCGGCAAGGGCCTGGTCATCGGTCCGGACGCCTCCAACGACGAACTGGACGCCCTGCGCCAGCGGATCATCGCCGATCCCCGCGGCTGGATTGCCCAGCCCGTCCTTCAGCTCTCCACGGTCCCCACACTCAGTGGCGACAAGTTCGGCCCGCGGCACGTGGACCTGCGCCCGTTTGCCGTGAACGATGGCGACAACGTCTGGGTGCTACCCGGCGGCCTCACCCGCGTGGCGCTGAAGGAAGGCTCGCTGATCGTTAACTCCAGTCAGGGCGGCGGCTCCAAGGACACCTGGGTCTTGGCCGATTCGCCGCAGATGCCCGTCGAGTCCGTACCGCG